In Gossypium arboreum isolate Shixiya-1 chromosome 6, ASM2569848v2, whole genome shotgun sequence, the following are encoded in one genomic region:
- the LOC108485414 gene encoding cyclin-D4-1-like: protein MAPSFDCAVSSLLCAEENDSVFYDNEYSGWVGGGEVEGFEGATWDHHRYYRNLNQNRVFNGLDEHGLPLQSDECIALMVEKEHHHLPNVDYLKRLQNGDLDLEARKQAMDWIGMVHAHFGFGPLCEYLSINYLDRFLSAYELPKGKAWMMQLLTVACLSLAAKMEETEVPLILDLQVGESKFVFEAKTIQRMELLVLSTLNWRMQAITPFSFIDYFLYKLNDDDKRIPLRSLILRSIQLISSTIKGIDFLEFKPSEIAAAVALFAVVEANTVDTEKAISILTHHVLKERVMKCVELLHEVSMVKLSNASLPQSPIGVLDAAACLSYKTDDTTSIGSFANSSPSSVHTSPNSKRRKLNRPCEVEL, encoded by the exons ATGGCACCAAGTTTTGATTGTGCGGTTTCTAGTCTTCTATGTGCAGAAGAAAACGACAGCGTTTTTTATGATAACGAGTACTCTGGTTGGGTTGGTGGTGGTGAAGTTGAAGGGTTTGAGGGAGCAACATGGGATCATCATAGATATTATCGAAACTTGAATCAAAACCGAGTCTTTAATGGCCTTGATGAACATGGTTTGCCATTGCAGAGTGATGAATGTATAGCTTTAATGGTTGAAAAAGAACATCACCATTTGCCTAATGTTGATTACTTGAAGAGGCTACAAAATGGAGATTTGGATTTAGAAGCTAGAAAACAAGCTATGGATTGGATTGGAATG GTTCATGCTCATTTTGGTTTTGGACCTCTTTGTGAGTATTTGTCAATAAACTACTTGGACAGGTTTCTCTCTGCATATGAATTACCT AAGGGTAAAGCTTGGATGATGCAATTACTGACTGTGGCATGTTTATCACTTGCTGCCAAAATGGAAGAGACTGAAGTTCCATTGATTCTAGATTTGcag GTGGGAGAATCTAAATTTGTGTTTGAGGCTAAAACTATACAAAGAATGGAACTTCTAGTTTTGAGTACTTTGAATTGGAGAATGCAAGCTATCACTCCATTTTCATTCATTGATTATTTCCTTTACAAGCTCAATGATGATGATAAAAGAATCCCACTTAGAAGCTTAATCTTGAGATCAATCCAACTCATTTCAAGCACAATAAAAG GGATTGACTTCTTAGAATTCAAGCCATCTGAGATTGCAGCAGCAGTGGCATTATTTGCTGTTGTTGAAGCCAATACAGTCGACACTGAGAAAGCCATCTCTATTCTTACTCACCATGTACTAAAG GAGAGAGTGATGAAATGTGTTGAATTGCTACATGAAGTGTCAATGGTTAAGTTaagcaatgcatcattgccacAGAGTCCAATTGGGGTACTTGATGCAGCAGCATGCTTGAGCTATAAAACTGATGACACAACATCAATTGGGTCATTTGCAAATTCTTCACCCTCTTCTGTACATACAAGTCCCAATAGCAAAAGGAGAAAGTTAAATAGACCCTGTGAAGTGGAGCTTTAA